A stretch of Xenopus laevis strain J_2021 chromosome 8S, Xenopus_laevis_v10.1, whole genome shotgun sequence DNA encodes these proteins:
- the dnaja4.2.S gene encoding DnaJ (Hsp40) homolog, subfamily A, member 4, gene 2 S homeolog (The RefSeq protein has 4 substitutions compared to this genomic sequence) produces MVKETGYYDLLGVRPSASSEEIRRAFRRLALKYHPDKNPSAGEKFKQISKAYEVLHDSRKREIYDHGGEDALSRNRTGCRNAFDSPLDIFNLFFGGRGGRGHHQADRKGKSVAHHLPVSLDDLYNGATRKLSLQKNAICAKCKGSGARQGSITQCPKCQGCGVEIHFLTHIPGVMSQIQTACSECNGKGEYIRLRDLCQVCSGRKIIREKKILTVHIDKGMKSGQKIIFHEEGDQAPGLQPGDIIIVLEQKVHPVFQRKGHDLVMKMEIQLADALCGCRQSVKTLDKRALLVTTQPGEVIKPGDVKCIPNEGMPIYRNQYEKGNLIVQFQVKFPENGWLDAEQLTQLQGLFPSREEPIITEDMEEVSLAEYNPYEEQKHRGRQEVYEEDEAEHLQQVQCQTS; encoded by the exons ATGGTAAAGGAAACCGGATATTATGACCTGCTTGGCGTAAGGCCCTCTGCATCCTCAGAAGAAATAAGGAGAGCGTTTAGACGCCTTGCATTAAAGTATCACCCTGACAAGAACCCAAGTGCTGGAGAAAAG TTTAAACAGATCTCTAAAGCCTACGAAGTTCTGCATGACTCTcgtaaaagggaaatatatgaCCGCGGCGGTGAGGATGCCTTGAGCAGAAACCGCACAGGATGCAGAAACGCCTTCGATTCTCCATTGGACATATTCAACCTCTTTTTTGGCGGTAGAGGTGGTAGAGGACACCATCAGGCAGATAGGAAAG GGAAGTCTGTTGCCCACCACCTCCCCGTGTCATTGGATGATTTGTACAACGGTGCGACAAGAAAGCTGTCCCTACAGAAGAATGCTatctgtgcaaagtgcaaag GCAGCGGTGCCAAACAGGGCTCCATAACTCAGTGTCCCAAGTGCCAGGGGTGCGGAGTGGAGATACATTTCCTGACGCACATTCCTGGAGTCATGAGCCAGATCCAGACCGCCTGCTCCGAGTGCAATGGGAAAGGCGAATATATCCGATTACGAGATCTATGCCAGGTCTGCAGTGGGAGGAAGATCATCAGAGAAAAGAAGATTCTGACTGTGCACATAGACAAAG GCATGAAGAGCGGCCAAAAGATAATTTTCCATGAAGAAGGAGACCAGGCTCCCGGCCTTCAACCAGGCGATATCATTATAGTTTTAGAACAGAAGGTACACCCAGTCTTCCAAAGGAAAGGACATGACCTGGTAATGAAAATGGAGATCCAGTTGGCCGACGCGCTTTGCGGCTGTAGACAAAGTGTAAAGACTCTCGATAACAGGGCACTTTTAGTCACTACACAGCCAG GTGAAGTGATTAAACCTGGGGATGTTAAATGTATTCCGAATGAAGGGATGCCCATTTATCGGAACCAGTATGAGAAAGGAAACTTGATTGTACAGTTCCAG GTGAAGTTCCCAGAGAACGGTTGGCTGGATGCAGAACAGCTGACCCAGCTGCAAGGCTTGTTCCCTTCCAGAGAAGAGCCGATCATTACTGAGGACATGGAGGAGGTCAGCCTGGCAGAGTACAATCCCTACGAGGAGCAGAAGCGTCGAGGCAGACAAGAAGTCTATGAGGAAGATGAAGCGGAACATTTGCAGCAAGTCCAATGCCAAACCTCATGA